From the Streptomyces nodosus genome, the window CGCGCGAGGTGCTCGACGAGCGGCAGATGCATGCGGACGAGCTGATTGCGCAGCTCGGCGTACTCCGGGCTGCCGTCCCTCAGCTTGCGCAGCTCCACGAACATGGCGCGCGCCCCACTGCGGTCCGGCGCGGCGTGCTGCGCACCGCCCGGCACACTCTGCTCCGCGTTTCGCCCGTGCTCGCTCATGGTCCCGCCCGTCACCCTTCCCCGCGCGCCCGGCTCCTCCCCCGTTCCCGACCGCGCTCCAGCGGGGGGACCCCCATGAGCCGGGGAGGCCCCACCGTTCTCGGAGGGCGCGCCGGCACCGGCCGGGCCCCTCCGTCCGCCGTCCCGTACGGAGACCGCGTCGTCCGCACCGGCCGGTGCGGCCTGTGCGGGCGTCACGGTCTCCGAGGCCTCGTCCTCCGGATGCGGACGGGCCTGCTCGGGGATGCCGTCCACGCCGTCCGCCCTGCGCTGAGACCCGCTCGGGCCGCCGTTTCCGGCGGAGAGTTCCCGTGTGCCGCGCTCTTCGTCCCGCACCGGCCCGTCCCCGTTCGTCACGCCGGCCCGGGTCCCGCGCCGCGCTGTTTGTAGAGGCTGATGGACACGGTCTTGTCGTCGCCGACCGCGGAGGAGACCTTGCCGGCCAGGGCCGACAACACGGTCCAGGCGAAGGTGTCCCGCGAGGGGGCGTGTCCGTCCGTGGTGGGCGCCGCGACGGTCACCTCCAGGGAATCGTCGATGAGCCGGAAGACACAGCTGAGCACCGAGCCGGGCACCGCCTGCTGGAGCAGGATGGCGCAGGCCTCGTCGACCGCGATGCGCAGGTCCTCGATCTCGTCGAGGGTGAAGTCCAAACGAGCCGCGAGACCGGCCGTGGCCGTCCGCAGCACCGACAGGTAGGCACCCGCTGCCGGCAGCCGGACTTCCACGAAGTCCTGGGTCGCGGGCTCGCCTGCGATCTGGGACACCCTCACCTCCAAGGTGGTACAAGCTCTTTCGGGGGCCGAGGGTCGCCCCTCGGGGGTAACGCCTCTGTGCTTCAGCGGTGACGCTATCGCGCCGTCGACCTTCCCGTCCCGCGACCCCGACCCTCGCTGTCACTCATAGTAAACCCATGGATACGCACAGTGGCTAGGGGTCTGCGGGCCCAATTGGGAAGAGTGCGCGCCGGATTGACGTACCCCGACGCCGGACCGGTGAACCGTGTGGTTCCAGAGTCACATGTGGGGGCCACCGGAGTCATACGAGCACATGGTCCACGAAGCACCAGCGCCAGTTCTCACCGGGTTCGAAGGTCCTCATCACCGGATGACCGCTCTCGTCGTGGTGGGCCGTCGCGTGCCGCAGCGGCGAGGAGTCGCAGCAGCCCACATGCCCGCACTCCAGGCACAGCCGCAGCTGCACGGGGTCGGTGCCCGCGGCGAGGCACTCCAGGCACGTCTCGCTCCGCGGGTCGGGCTCGGGGTGCGGCAGCGCGTCGGCGTGCGTGCACTGTTTCATGATTGCCAGGTTACGACGGGTCCGTGCGAAGTCGCGCGGAAAACGAGGGCGGGCGGAAGACGATGAATGTGTTGCCTCTGCTGCTGTTGGTGGCTGGCAGCGCCGCCGTCGCCGGTGCGGCGCGGCGCACCCCGGTCCCTGCTCCGCTGCTGCTCGTCGCGGTGGGCCTGGTCGTCTCCTATCTGCCCGGGGTGCCCGAGTACGCCCTCGACCCCGAGGTGGTGCTGCCGCTGGTGCTGCCTCCGCTGCTGTACACGGCCGCCGCCGACAGCTCCTACCTCGATCTGCGGGCACAGCTGCGGCCCGTGGCGCTGCTGTCCGTGGGATATGTGCTGTTCGCGACCCTCGCCGTGGGCTGGGTGGTGTATCTGCTGGTGCCGGCTCTGACGCTGCCCGCCGCACTGGTGCTGGGCGCGGTGGTCGCTCCGCCGGACGCGGTCGCGGCCACGGCGGTCGCCCGGCGGGTGGGGCTGCCGTCGCGGATCACCACCATCCTCCAGGGCGAGTCGCTGGTGAACGACGCGACCGCGATCACCGCGTACAAGGTGGCGCTCGCGGCGGCGGTCGGTGCCGGGGCGACCTGGTCGGGCGGGGTGCGGGAGTTCCTGCTCGCGGCGGTCGGCGGGGTCGCGGTCGGACTGGTGCTGATGGTGCCGATCCACTGGCTGCGGACCCGTCTGAAGGAGGCACTGCTGCAGAACACGCTCTCGCTGCTGATCCCGTTCGTCGCCTACGGGCTCGCGGAGTGGGCGCACGCCTCCGGGGTGCTCGCCGTGGTCGTCGTCGCCCTCTACCTCGGCCACCACAACTGGCAGGTCGACTTCGCCACCCGGCTCCAGGAGGAGGCGGTGTGGAAGATGGTCGGCTTCATCCTGGAGTCCGCGGTGTTCGCGCTCATCGGACTGCAGCTGCCGGTCGTGCTGAAGGGGCTCGGGGCAGACCAGGGCATCCGCGCCGCCTGGTACGCGGTGGCCGTGTTCCTGCTGGTGGCCCTGTCGCGGTTCGTGTGGGTGTATCCGGCGACCTTTCTGCCGCGCCTCCTGGTCCGGCGGATCCGGGAGCGTGAGGAGAACCCGACCTGGAAGGCGCCGTTCATCATCGGCTGGGCCGGGATGCGGGGCGTGGTCTCGCTCGCCATCGCCTTCTCGATCCCGCGGACCGTGCACGGCGGTCCGTTCCCGGGGCGCAATCTGATTCTCTTCCTGACCTTCACCACGGTGATCGGCACCCTGGTGGTGCAGGGCCTGACCCTGCCCCCGCTGATCAGGCTGCTGCGGCTGCCGGGGCGTGACGCGCAGGCGGAGATCCTCGCCGAGGCCAATGCCCAGGCGCAGGCATCCAGGGCCGCCGAGCGGCGCCTGGACGAACTGCTCGACGACCGGCGCAACGCCCTGCCACCACCGCTGGCGGACCGTCTGCGCAGGGTCCTGGAACGCCGTCGTAACGCGGTCTGGGAGCGGCTGGGCGCGGTGAACCCGGTGACCGGGGAGACGGCCGACGACACCTACCGCCGGCTGTCCCGGGAGATGATCGGCACCGAACGGCAGGTCTTCGTCACGCTTCGCAACCATCGCTATCTCGACGACGAGATGCTCCGCACGCTGCTGCGCCGACTGGACCTGGAGGAGGCCGCGGCGTACCGGGAAACCTCGTGAGCCGGCCGCCGCGCCGTCGTCCCTCTAGAAGGGCCTTCCGGTGATCACGGCGGCCAGCGTGGTGCCCCGTGGGAACGCGCCCTCCGCAGTCAGGGCGACAAGTCCGTAGAGCAGTTTGGCGACATAGAGACGCTCCACCGGCAGGTCGTGACGGGACTCGAAGTCCTGGGCGAAGTCCTGGAGCTCGGCGGGCACCCGGGCGTAGCCGCCGAAGTGGAAGCGGGTGTCCAGGGTCCAGCGGCCGCGCCGGGCGCCGAAGGCCCGGGTCTGCAGGGCGGCGGTGTCGGCCGTCAGGAAGTCGCCCTTCAGGACCGGGATCCCCAGGGCGCGCTGCCCGGGAGCAAGTCCGGCGGCCAGGCCCGCCAGGGTGCCGCCGGTGCCGCAGGCGACGGCGATCACGTCCGCCCGGCCGCGCAGCTCCTCCCCGAGCACCCGGCAGCCGCGGACGGCGAGGGCGTTGCTGCCGCCCTCCGGCACCACATACGCCCCCTCGGCGTCCGCCGCACGCAGAATGCCGGCCAGGGCCTCGGGCTCCGCCTTGCGACGGTAGAGCGATCTGTCGACAAAGCACAGCCGCATGCCGTCGGCCGCGCACCGGGCCAGGGAGGGGTTGAGCGGCCGGTCGGCCAGCTCCTGACCACGGACCACGCCCACGGTCTCCAGCCCCAGCAGCCGGCCCGCGGCGGCCGTGGCCCGCAGATGGTTGGAGTAGGCGCCACCGAAGGTGAGCAGGGGACGGCCGGCCGCGGCCCGCAGATTCGGGGCGAGCTTGCGCCACTTGTTGCCGATCAGATCCGGGTGGATCAGATCGTCCCTCTTGAGCAGCAGCCGGACACCATGCCGCGCGAAGCGGTCGTCCGTCACCTCCTGCACCGGTGACGGCAGGCGCGGGTGCAGCACGGACTCCGGGCCGGGGGCTTCGGGTCGCGGCACATCGGGGCTGGTCACCCCGTCATTGTCGGACATCCGTCAACGCCCCCGCGTGTGGAGCCGGGTGCGTCCCGTCGCCGTGGTGCTCACCCGATGTGACGCTCGCACGACAAGACACTTACTCGACAAAGTGCCACAGCGTGCCCAGTCGTCCATTGATCCATTCCCGCTCGTTCGGGTAATGGCGCGGACACGCTCCGTGATGCGATGCTTTTCCCCGCAGATCCATGCAAGACCGGGAGGGCAACTCAATGTCGGTAGGCGAAGAGGTCCGTGCGGACGAGAACAAGCCGCAGCAGAGTCTCGGCACCGAGGCCGCACGGAACCTGGCCACCACCACCAAGTCCGCACCCCAGATGCAGGAGATCAGCTCGCGCTGGCTGCTGCGGATGCTGCCGTGGACGGACATCCAGGGTGGGACGTACCGCGTGAACCGCCGCATCACCTACTCCGTGGGCGACGGCCGCGTCACGTTCGTGAAGACCGGCGACCAGGTCACCGTCATCCCGGCCGAACTGGGCGAGCTGCCGGCCCTGCGCGGGTACGAGGACGAGGAGGTGCTCGCCGAGCTCGCCCAGCGCTGCCAGCAGCGCAGGTTCGCGCCCGGGGACGTGCTCGCCGAGTTCGGCAGCCAGGCCGACGAGGTGTTCCTGCTCGCGCACGGCAAGGTGCAGAAGATCGGCACGGGCCCCTACGGTGACGACGCGGTGCTCGGCGTCCTCGCCAACGGCGCCTACTTCGGCGATCAGGCCCTGCTCGACCCGGACGCCATCTGGGAGTACACGGCCCGCGCGGTCACCTCCTGCACGGTGCTCACCCTGCCTCGCCGGGACGTCGAACAGGTCGCCGAGCGCGCCGGATCGCTGCGTGACCACCTCCGGCGGCAGAGCTCGATCCCCGCACAGCGCACCAACAAGTACGGTGAGAAGGAGATCGACCTCGCCGCGGGCCACAGCGGAGAGCCGGACATCCCGCACACCTTCGTGGACTACGAGCCGGCGCCCCGCGAGTACGAACTGAGCATCGCCCAGACCGTGCTGCGCATCCACAGCCGGGTGGCCGACCTCTACAACCAGCCGATGAACCAGACCGAGCATCAGTTGCGGCTGACGGTCGAGGCGCTGAAGGAGCGCCAGGAACACGAGCTGATCAACAACGCCGACTTCGGTCTCCTCCACAACTGCGAGTACGACCAGAGGCTGCAGCCGCACGACGGGGTGCCCAGCCCCGACGACATGGACGAACTGCTCAGCAGGCGGCGCGGCACCAAGCTGTTCCTCGCCCACCCCCGCGCCATCGCCGCGTTCGGCCGTGAACTCAACAAGCGCGGACTGGTCCCGGAGAGCATCGACGTCGGCGGCAACCGCATCCCCACCTGGCGCGGAGTGCCGGTCTTCCCGTGCAACAAGATCCCGGTCAGCGAGGCCCGCACCACCTCGATCATCGCCCTGCGTACGGGGGAGGAGGACCAGGGCGTCATCGGCCTGAGGCAGTCGGGCATCCCCGACGAGATCGAGCCGAGTCTGTCGGTCCGTTTCATGGGCATCAACGAACAGGCCGTCATCAAGTACCTGGTGACGGCCTACTACTCGGCCGCCGTCCTGGTACCCGACGCGCTGGGGGTCCTGGAGAACGTCGAGATCGGCCGCTGGAGGTGACACGCTCCTCCGATCCGTTCGGCCCCGGGGCGGTCCGGCCGATTCCGAGGGGCCGGTTGCGGCCGGCCCCTCGGGACTCCGGGCCCCGGCACGCCCCGTTGCTGTCCCCCGTCCGGCTTCGGCCGGGCGGGAGGGACCTCGGATGGGGGAAGCGCCCCCCGCCTCCTCGGCCCCCGGGGGCCTCTTCGGTTCACTCGCTTCCCACCAGGGGCACGCAGTGTCTCCGGCCGCCGAGGTGGGTACACCCTCGGGGTATCGGCCCGGCGGCAACGGAGGCGTCACCGTCCGCACACTCTTCGAGGCGGTTTCATGGGTGAGTTCATGACGGACCAGAAGCAGACCCCCACTCTCGAACGGCACAGTCCGATCCCCGGCCCGTCGGCATCGTTCGACGGGCATGAGGCCGCGGCCATCCTGGAGCGCGCCCGCGCCTCGGTCGACCCGGCGCTGCGCCGGGCCCTCGACACACTGCCCGAGGCGATGCGCCGGATCGCGCGCTATCACTTCGGCTGGGAGGAGGCGGACGGAACCCCCGCCTCCGGCAATGCGGGGAAGGCGATACGTCCCGCGCTGGTACTGACCGCGGTCCGCGCGCTCGGCGGCCGGGAGACGGCTGCCCTGGGGGCCGCCGCGGCCGTCGAACTGGTCCACAACTTCACGCTGTTGCACGACGACGTGATGGACCGGGACGCGACCCGCAGGCACCGCCCCACCGCCTGGACCGTGTTCGGCGACGCCGACGCGATCCTGGCCGGGGACGCCCTGCAGGCCCTGGCTCTGCGGCTGCTCGCCGAGGATCCGCACCCGGCGTCCGGGGCCGCGTCCGCCCGGCTTGCGGAGTGCATCATCGAACTGTGCGCCGGACAGCACGCGGACACGGCCATGGAGCGGCGCGGCCCCGACGAGGTCACCCTCGACGAGGTGCTCGCCATGGCCGAGGCGAAGACGGGCGCGCTGCTCGGCTGTGCCTGCGCACTCGGCGCGCTGTATGCGGGGGCGGACGACGAGGATGTCGAGGCGCTGGACGCGTTCGGCCGCGAGGCCGGGCTGGCCTTCCAGCTCATCGACGATGTGATCGGCATCTGGGGTGATCCGAGCCGCACCGGCAAGCCGGCCGGGGCGGATCTCATGGCCCGTAAGAAATCACTGCCGGTGGTCGCGGCGCTCGCCTCGGGCACCCCGGCGGCGACGGACCTGGCCGAGCTGTACCGGGGGCCCTACGAGGAGGGGGAGCTGGAGCGCACCGTCCTCGCCGTCGAGCAGGCGGGGGGCCGGGACTGGGCGCAGCTCCAGGCGGCCGACCGGATGGGCCGGGCGATGCACGAGCTGTCCCGGGCGGTTCCCGACCCCGAGGCGGCGGGCGGGCTGCTGGCCCTGGCCGAGTTCGTGACCCGGCGCAGCACCTGACGGGCACCGCCGGAGGATCCCGGAGCCTCCGGGTGCCGCTCGGCTCCTGACCCCGCGCGCCACCCGGCGGCTCCGGCCGGGCGAGCCCTGCACCTTCCCACGGTGTGCGGGGCTCGCCCGTGTGCACCCGGCTCCCAGGCCCATGCGACGGCGGCAGGGAAGGGTCAGGCGCGGCGCTGGGTGAACCGCAGCAGATTGCCCGCCGGATCGCGGAACGCGCAGTCCCGTACGCCGTACGGCTGGTCCATGGGTTCCTGGACCAGGTCCGCGCCGGAGGCCTGGACACGTTCGAAGAGGGCGTCGCAGTCCGCGGTGGAGAAGATCACTCCACGCAGCATGCCCTTGGCGAGCAGCTCCGCCATCGCCTGACGGTCCGCGGGGGAGGCGTCCGGGTTCATCCCCGGGGGTTCCAGGACGATCTCCACATCCGGCTGGAGCGGTGAGCCGACCGTGACCCAGCGCATCCCCTCGAAGCCGACGTCATTGCGGACCTCCAGGCCCAGGACGTCCCGGTAGAACGCGAGTGCCTTGTCATGGTCGTCCACGGCGATGAAGCACTGGGCAAGTTTCACATCCATGACCCCACGCTAGATCCGCGCCCGCGGATCTTCCTCCCCGTTCACGGTTCCGCCCGCAGGGGCCGGCCCCCGGGGCGCGTCCCCCGGCCGGCGGCGGAGGGGGCGGGTCAGTCCCCTCACCACGCAGGGTGGTATCGCCGCCCCGTGCTCGTGCGACCGTGCCCGGTAGGCGCTGGGTGTCTCGCCCACCAGCTCCGTGAAGCGCGAGCTGAACGACCCCAGGGACGTACATCCCACCGCGAGGCAGACCTCCGTCACGGACAGGTCGCCGCGTCGCAGCAGCGCCTTGGCCCGCTCGATGCGGCGGGTCATGAGGTAGCTGTAGGGCGTCTCCCCGTAGGCCGCGCGGAAGCTGCGCTGAAAGTGCCCCGGCGACATCAGCGCGGTGTGCGCGATCGCCGCCATGTCCAGCGGCTCCGCGTACTCACGGTCCATCCGGTCCCGCGCGCGCCGTAGCCGGACCAGGTCGTCGACATCCACACCCCCAGCATCGCAAACGCGCCCGCGCCGCCCAAGAGGCCCGGCACAACGGTCCGACGCGGGGACGGGACAGTGGGAGGACGGGTTTCGGACAAGATCCAGAACCGGCGTTCCCGGACCCGTGTCTCCCGCTTATAGTCATTTGTGCCACGGGAATTTCTCGCCGCACAAGCCCTTCAGTGGGGCTTTGCCCATGCTGTAGGTCGTCCATGCCCCTGCTCGAAATGCACGCCCTTCATCAGGGATACCGCGGAAAACCCGTCATCCGCGGTGTCGGCCTCGAACTGGACGCCGGGGCGTTCGGTCTTCTGGGCCCCAACGGTGCGGGCAAGAGCACGCTCCTGCGGAGCCTGGCCACGATGAGCCGGCCGACTTCGGGCAGTATCCGCCTGTTCGGCCATGAGGTGACCACGGCGAAGCAACTGAGGGCGGCCCGGCGCCAGATCGGTTTCCTCCCGCAGAGTTTTGTCTATCCCGCGGACTTCACGGTGACGGATTTCGTGAGGCATTGCGCCTGGCTGCGGGAAATCCCCCGGGACCGTATTCCGGAGGCCGCGGCGGAGGCGATCGAACGGGTGGAACTCGGTGATTCGTCACGCACGCCGTTACGGAAACTGTCCGGTGGAATGCTGCGCCGCGCGGGCATCGCCCAGGCCATCGCCGGACGGCCGAGGCTGGTGATCCTCGACGAACCGACCACCGGGCTCGACCCCCATCAGAGGGTGAGATTCAGAGAACTCGTCCGCGATCTGGCACAGGACAGCTGTGTCCTGCTCAGCACCCACCTGGTGGAGGACGTGGCGCACACGTGCTCGACCATCGGCGTGCTGCAGGAGGGGACCCTGCGGTTCGTGGGGACGCCCGCCGAGCTCGAGGAGTCGGCCACCGCCGACGCGCCCGGGGACACCCCTCTCGAACGGGGCTATGCCTCGGCCCTGAGCGCTCCCGGCCCGCAGGCGGTGGGCGCGCCATGACCGGACTGCTCGTCGAACTCCGGCGGACCCCCGTCCGTTGGGCGGCCCCGCCTCTGCTCGCGGCCTGCACGGCCATGGTCTTCCTGGTCGGCGGGGACTGGAGGGGATCCTGGCCGGAGACGTCCGCGGCGGCCACCCGCGCCGCCATCCCCCTGATGGTGGCCGGGACCGGTATCGCCGCGGAGAGAGCCTCCCGCCTC encodes:
- a CDS encoding VOC family protein yields the protein MDVKLAQCFIAVDDHDKALAFYRDVLGLEVRNDVGFEGMRWVTVGSPLQPDVEIVLEPPGMNPDASPADRQAMAELLAKGMLRGVIFSTADCDALFERVQASGADLVQEPMDQPYGVRDCAFRDPAGNLLRFTQRRA
- a CDS encoding family 2 encapsulin nanocompartment cargo protein polyprenyl transferase; the protein is MGEFMTDQKQTPTLERHSPIPGPSASFDGHEAAAILERARASVDPALRRALDTLPEAMRRIARYHFGWEEADGTPASGNAGKAIRPALVLTAVRALGGRETAALGAAAAVELVHNFTLLHDDVMDRDATRRHRPTAWTVFGDADAILAGDALQALALRLLAEDPHPASGAASARLAECIIELCAGQHADTAMERRGPDEVTLDEVLAMAEAKTGALLGCACALGALYAGADDEDVEALDAFGREAGLAFQLIDDVIGIWGDPSRTGKPAGADLMARKKSLPVVAALASGTPAATDLAELYRGPYEEGELERTVLAVEQAGGRDWAQLQAADRMGRAMHELSRAVPDPEAAGGLLALAEFVTRRST
- a CDS encoding family 2B encapsulin nanocompartment shell protein; amino-acid sequence: MSVGEEVRADENKPQQSLGTEAARNLATTTKSAPQMQEISSRWLLRMLPWTDIQGGTYRVNRRITYSVGDGRVTFVKTGDQVTVIPAELGELPALRGYEDEEVLAELAQRCQQRRFAPGDVLAEFGSQADEVFLLAHGKVQKIGTGPYGDDAVLGVLANGAYFGDQALLDPDAIWEYTARAVTSCTVLTLPRRDVEQVAERAGSLRDHLRRQSSIPAQRTNKYGEKEIDLAAGHSGEPDIPHTFVDYEPAPREYELSIAQTVLRIHSRVADLYNQPMNQTEHQLRLTVEALKERQEHELINNADFGLLHNCEYDQRLQPHDGVPSPDDMDELLSRRRGTKLFLAHPRAIAAFGRELNKRGLVPESIDVGGNRIPTWRGVPVFPCNKIPVSEARTTSIIALRTGEEDQGVIGLRQSGIPDEIEPSLSVRFMGINEQAVIKYLVTAYYSAAVLVPDALGVLENVEIGRWR
- a CDS encoding ATP-binding cassette domain-containing protein, producing the protein MPLLEMHALHQGYRGKPVIRGVGLELDAGAFGLLGPNGAGKSTLLRSLATMSRPTSGSIRLFGHEVTTAKQLRAARRQIGFLPQSFVYPADFTVTDFVRHCAWLREIPRDRIPEAAAEAIERVELGDSSRTPLRKLSGGMLRRAGIAQAIAGRPRLVILDEPTTGLDPHQRVRFRELVRDLAQDSCVLLSTHLVEDVAHTCSTIGVLQEGTLRFVGTPAELEESATADAPGDTPLERGYASALSAPGPQAVGAP
- a CDS encoding 1-aminocyclopropane-1-carboxylate deaminase/D-cysteine desulfhydrase, translating into MSDNDGVTSPDVPRPEAPGPESVLHPRLPSPVQEVTDDRFARHGVRLLLKRDDLIHPDLIGNKWRKLAPNLRAAAGRPLLTFGGAYSNHLRATAAAGRLLGLETVGVVRGQELADRPLNPSLARCAADGMRLCFVDRSLYRRKAEPEALAGILRAADAEGAYVVPEGGSNALAVRGCRVLGEELRGRADVIAVACGTGGTLAGLAAGLAPGQRALGIPVLKGDFLTADTAALQTRAFGARRGRWTLDTRFHFGGYARVPAELQDFAQDFESRHDLPVERLYVAKLLYGLVALTAEGAFPRGTTLAAVITGRPF
- a CDS encoding helix-turn-helix transcriptional regulator, giving the protein MDVDDLVRLRRARDRMDREYAEPLDMAAIAHTALMSPGHFQRSFRAAYGETPYSYLMTRRIERAKALLRRGDLSVTEVCLAVGCTSLGSFSSRFTELVGETPSAYRARSHEHGAAIPPCVVRGLTRPLRRRPGDAPRGPAPAGGTVNGEEDPRARI
- a CDS encoding Na+/H+ antiporter, encoding MNVLPLLLLVAGSAAVAGAARRTPVPAPLLLVAVGLVVSYLPGVPEYALDPEVVLPLVLPPLLYTAAADSSYLDLRAQLRPVALLSVGYVLFATLAVGWVVYLLVPALTLPAALVLGAVVAPPDAVAATAVARRVGLPSRITTILQGESLVNDATAITAYKVALAAAVGAGATWSGGVREFLLAAVGGVAVGLVLMVPIHWLRTRLKEALLQNTLSLLIPFVAYGLAEWAHASGVLAVVVVALYLGHHNWQVDFATRLQEEAVWKMVGFILESAVFALIGLQLPVVLKGLGADQGIRAAWYAVAVFLLVALSRFVWVYPATFLPRLLVRRIREREENPTWKAPFIIGWAGMRGVVSLAIAFSIPRTVHGGPFPGRNLILFLTFTTVIGTLVVQGLTLPPLIRLLRLPGRDAQAEILAEANAQAQASRAAERRLDELLDDRRNALPPPLADRLRRVLERRRNAVWERLGAVNPVTGETADDTYRRLSREMIGTERQVFVTLRNHRYLDDEMLRTLLRRLDLEEAAAYRETS
- a CDS encoding UBP-type zinc finger domain-containing protein, which produces MKQCTHADALPHPEPDPRSETCLECLAAGTDPVQLRLCLECGHVGCCDSSPLRHATAHHDESGHPVMRTFEPGENWRWCFVDHVLV
- a CDS encoding ATP-binding protein; translated protein: MSQIAGEPATQDFVEVRLPAAGAYLSVLRTATAGLAARLDFTLDEIEDLRIAVDEACAILLQQAVPGSVLSCVFRLIDDSLEVTVAAPTTDGHAPSRDTFAWTVLSALAGKVSSAVGDDKTVSISLYKQRGAGPGPA